The proteins below come from a single Miscanthus floridulus cultivar M001 unplaced genomic scaffold, ASM1932011v1 fs_775_3_4, whole genome shotgun sequence genomic window:
- the LOC136533044 gene encoding uncharacterized protein isoform X2, with protein MKAGLKNCDANRNAGPIPERDDYNEALQEKYPENWQEQPFDGQIAYDIGGGLPHGCLAIGNGAVNMVTIIDAAKASGTRPATSRAFQTLLARYEESIANVGRLTNQNNALVQQNAALTRDVKRNGRVLELILNKVQIEIPLDLLQVEENDMGGTIDGSSRASANLDMDNNDGH; from the exons ATGAAAGCTGGCCTTAAGAATTGTGATGCCAATAGGAATGCTGGCCCAATTCCAGAACGA GATGACTATAATGAAGcattacaagaaaagtatccagAGAACTGGCAAGAGCAACCTTTTGATGGTCAAATTGCATATGATATTGGTGGTGGCTTGCCGCATGGTTGCCTTGCAATAGGAAATGGTGCTGTCAACATGGTTACAATAATTGATGCTGCCAAGGCAAGTGGAACAAGGCCAGCAACCTCAAGGGCTTTTCAAACCCTGTTGGCAAGATATGAGGAATCAATTGCCAACGTTGGTCGCTTAACTAATCAAAACAATGCCTTGGTTCAACAGAATGCTGCATTGACTCGAGATGTGAAGCGTAATGGTCGTGTACTTGAG CTCATTCTTAACAAAGTACAAATAGAGATACCACTAGACCTGCTTCAGGTAGAAGAAAATGACATG GGAGGGACTATAGATGGATCATCTCGTGCTTCAGCCAACCTGGACATGGACAACAATGATGGCCATTGA
- the LOC136533044 gene encoding uncharacterized protein isoform X1, producing MKAGLKNCDANRNAGPIPERVKKLVDDYNEALQEKYPENWQEQPFDGQIAYDIGGGLPHGCLAIGNGAVNMVTIIDAAKASGTRPATSRAFQTLLARYEESIANVGRLTNQNNALVQQNAALTRDVKRNGRVLELILNKVQIEIPLDLLQVEENDMGGTIDGSSRASANLDMDNNDGH from the exons ATGAAAGCTGGCCTTAAGAATTGTGATGCCAATAGGAATGCTGGCCCAATTCCAGAACGAGTAAAGAAACTTGTT GATGACTATAATGAAGcattacaagaaaagtatccagAGAACTGGCAAGAGCAACCTTTTGATGGTCAAATTGCATATGATATTGGTGGTGGCTTGCCGCATGGTTGCCTTGCAATAGGAAATGGTGCTGTCAACATGGTTACAATAATTGATGCTGCCAAGGCAAGTGGAACAAGGCCAGCAACCTCAAGGGCTTTTCAAACCCTGTTGGCAAGATATGAGGAATCAATTGCCAACGTTGGTCGCTTAACTAATCAAAACAATGCCTTGGTTCAACAGAATGCTGCATTGACTCGAGATGTGAAGCGTAATGGTCGTGTACTTGAG CTCATTCTTAACAAAGTACAAATAGAGATACCACTAGACCTGCTTCAGGTAGAAGAAAATGACATG GGAGGGACTATAGATGGATCATCTCGTGCTTCAGCCAACCTGGACATGGACAACAATGATGGCCATTGA